tcacttatcactttcacttgtccttAATCGGATAAATGTAGCCAAGttattacttatcactttcatttgtccttgatcgataagtgtagccaagctatcacttatcacttgtttccatggtccaaccatggtcttttccttcaattcatcttgtcatttGAAccgaaatgctcaatttgatcatttattcaattttcatgcttttacattattcacgattttatcatcaatacatatgaaataactcatcataaaattcataaaattaacaaataatcactaaatttagccatataaactcacaagttcaatttttgtattataacgataatcataatttcatagtaaatattccaaataaaacattatatcatttctaatccaacactcatCGATTATAAccggcatgtgatcaatttatacacgagtcattcatatatatgtatatttttcctcctcctcctctccatccacatccttagtataaacaacacacttgtaggtaacattatccataattttcattatctacttatgtgaatattcaagctatccatctgtgtcatagtcactaaattatttttatcttgagctataggactccaaattaagatctgctaattttctctaaaactaaactcatataccttcttaccataaaaatttcatgatttttggttaggccaattaatacagtttattcattgaagtctcccctattctgctgtctaatagttccgacccttcttcactaaaaattaattatattcttgtacaggattcgaatgatgtcctcatttgtttctcttgaaaatagactcatttaggattctaaacatataaatttaagcccctaattatttttatacatttttttatgattttccaaagttagaacaggggaactagaaatcattctgaccttgtctcacaaaagttattgtatctgatgatttacaattccattgcttacataatttcttttataagaaactagactcaataagctttaatttcatattttattcatcctctaattcgatttctataatttttagtgatttttcaaagttagactactgctgctgtctaaaacagttttagtgcaaaatgtttatttccattttgccccaaatttcacaattcatacaatacaGTCCTTGTTCAATtaaccctcaattaagataattttctcaattaacacttttctagacattataagttatttcataactattgaaattcataatttccatattaaactttaacttcaaactcttttacaattaggtcccaaacattcactttctattcaattctttcaataaaatcagcatataaataatttaaagctctaattccatgccaaatcatcatatacttccagcacatattcataacaactttcaatttctttcatagaatcaaaaactaatgaattcaacaagtggacctagttgtaaaagtcacaaaaacataaaaatttcaaggagaaagcaagaattaaacttacatgaagctagagtatgaaaaccagcttgaaccctcctccatggctgtttttcagctgatgaatatgaagagaaatgaagagaattctagatattccaatttagtcccatttttatttagccaattttggcaattttccaattttacccttatttcatccatttcctgatttttctcagctattgccgcccaaaatatctcctttaggactattctcactttaggtccttcctcatttgacaattgagctatttaatccttctagcaacttttacacccttttcaatttagtcctttttatttaattaaccacccaaacgtaaaaattttctgacttaatttttaatactacctcaccaacactccataaatatttctaaaaatatttatggctcgatttatgaagttgaggtctcgatacctcattctcgacccaatttacttaattaattcttttaaatcaccaaattcactaattcaaaaaatgcttttatattcacatttgactcattggtattaatttattaaattttcaactcacccgTTGGATTTAGtaatctcgaatctctattcccgataccactaaaaattaggctgttacactacttttcaatttaattaatcaattcaatccaaattaaATATAATTGCTTCTTACTTAATCTTGACTAAGAAAAATGGAAAATAGGAAATGGAAAAGAAGACCCTTTTAGTGATGCGACAGTCCTTCACAATATATTGGTGAATGAGATAGTGACTCCTCCACTAACCATGTAAACAAAACATTACAACTTTTTTAATACTTTAAATTTGGACAATGTTGGATCGAGTAATGacaaatttatttcattttaaatatataaagttATTAATATTGTATCATTAGAAGTATCGTTTTTTATTAATATTGACACATACTAATagtaatatattttgatatgttattttaaactttttaatattttaaaaggattttttaaaaccataaaataaataagaaaaatatcttaattttataaaatatataatttaatttaattaattttataaataaaagtcTATCATTCAACAAATACAAAATAAGCTAGGAAAATAACACATTCCATACAATAATATTATGTCGcatatgtaaaatataaaattttaactttatcaTACACTAGTTGGTACACATTATTTTCGTTAATAAAATGAAATTGGATGAAACTAATTCATATAGTCTGTACAAGTCGAAATTATTGAtagaataaaaatattgaaataatatgtaTTAACCGATATAACTGAAATCGATAGGAAATATAATATTAATGAGCATCGAATATCGATTTTGAAGTTTTATTAGATCTGATCCAATGACAGTGTCAGTGTGGCTACAAGATCTAATCCGGTCTGTTGCAGATTTGGACCAGATTCTTCAAATAAGGTGGAGAGAGGGACTGAAAGCGGAAAAGCCATCGATGACTTCAGGGTCTGGGTTCAATTAATCacgtgatttttttttaaaaaatttcaggcATGACATCAATAATTTATCTTACaccttaatttaataaaagtctATCATTCAACAAATACAAAATAAGCTAGGAAAATAACACATTCCATACAATAATATTATGTCGcatatgtaaaatataaaattttaactttatcaTACACTAGTTGGTACACATTATTTTcgttaataaaaatgaaattggaTGAAACTAATTCATATAGTCTGTACAAGTCGAAATTATTGATAGaataaaaaatattgaaataatatgtaTTAACCGATATAACTGAAATCGATAGGAAATATAATATTAATGAGCATCGAATATCGATTTTGAAGTTTTATTAGATCTGATCCAATGACAGTGTCAGTGTGGCTACAAGATCTAATCCGGTCTGTTGCAGATTTGGACCAGATTCTTCAAATAAGGTGGAGAGAGGGACTGGAAAGCGGAAAAGCCATCGATGACTTCAGGGTCTGGGTTCAATTAATCacgtgatttttttttaaaaaatttcaggcATGACATCAATAATTTATCTTACAccttaatttaatcattattttatgAGATTACTATCTTTCTTGTCTAAATATGATCCCACTCATCGTCCTTttacttataaaattaaaattttcaacattttagCTTCAATTATCACtcaaattataaaaagaaaataattgaatagagtgataaaattttctatattttatgaGTTTCGGATTTAAGttatgtgattaaattaaaaataatgataaataatttttaaataatataaatttaaaaattatataattaaaggtgtaaatgaaatattgattcttaagtgttattcaaatttgattgaaaaaattaattttataattattgaattaaattcaaatttgaaCAGTTTCAACTATTAATCAAATTATATTTGAGCACTTTAATATTTGATTTAAAGAATTCAtgagtttaattaaatttttattttaatatttatatagaaAGAATTAAGTATACATTAACtcaattaaatttaattcaatctTGAATACGAGAAccgataaaatttaattaaacttacTTAAGTAGGTTAATTAAGTTTAGAAAGGATTATGGAACTTCGACCGTAATATCTACTAGAATCAAAGGGCAATCATTTATATTCCTCTCTATATAAACCATACAAGCCCAAATCCATCTCTATTAACTCACCCGAGTttccataagaaaaaaaaacTCTGTTTTCATCTCCTCTATTCAATTACCCATTCccctcccccaaaaaaaaaagcgCTTAAATGGCAGGTGCAAGGAGGGAAATGATCAATGGCGGGAATATCTCACGAAGGATCGCCGGCCGTCCAATCCCAAGGAGGGGACAAGTGAAAGTTGCTATAATGGCGGGGATTGCCCATTCTTTTGCTTCTATTTTCACTACAAGCAGTTGCAGAGCATCTCCTTCTCGTTTgtcttaattaataataataataaacatgaatttttgatgattttgtaaaaaaaaaaacagtgggAGAGGGTGTTGCCTGTCCTAAAGAAAGATGTGAGCTgcttattatgattattttgggtTCATGTCCATTTCGGTAATTATGTACAGAAGCTTGTATTAATGTCTGTTTTAAATGAATTTCTACCTTTTGGAAACTGTTTTGCATTGACATGGGTAAGACTCATTGATGATATTATAACAATATAGGATATAGTAGAGGGacgaaaatgaaaatttgatcaaTTTGAATGATACCGTTGTTGATGTTAACAAATTCATTTTATGATCAGAGTTACAAAGTAGAAATGAAGGGTGGATCAACATTGATCATAATAATGTTATTGTTCTAAGATTAAACAAAGCTATAAAGCCCTCTGTTTATTCAAATTTGGGTGGTGTTTGGGATGTTAAGTTTAAGAAGCAGCTGCAAAACCATGTTGAGAATCACCAAAAACCAAGTTCAAAACCATGGCTAATCTGACCCCTCCTTGAGCAATTCTTTCCATTACTATAGGCATCCTTGAACCGAAGTATTCATCTGCAACCAAAAACAAGACACTATGAAGAGTACAAAACACCTATgatatattttaatcttttaaaaactcAATTCCCATTCAATCGGTAGAAGTTCAGTAAGGACTAGAACATGATCAAATTATAGGGACTGAATCTACAACTTATGCATTATACTGGGACTAATAGAAAATTTTGACCTTGTTTTTCCAAAGCTTTAAGCAATTATATAACATACCTGCCAAGGTTTGTCCAGGCTCTACGCCTTTGTAACCCCATTTGCAAGCTACGTTTATGCTCTCATTAGCATACCTACTCACATGAAAATGGGAGCTTTTATTAAACAAATCATCAAGCAAGCAAAAACCCATATTCTTTTTTCTCTGAAATTACCAGATGGgatagaaaaaaaaattggtttgaCCCTTCTACTATgttaaattttgtgatttaattatTGTATTTCAACTTGACATAATAGCTATTTAGGTTAAGATTTAAAGGGTATttttaaaaaagttattttaaaatatgatttgaaAAAAGTTAACGATGTTAACTATTTGAAATTCAAGAATAAAATTTGAGAATAGATAGGGACCTTAACTtggttaaatgaaaaaaaaaaaaaattttagctcctcctaaaaaaaatcaatttaagcCCTTCTATCTCTTTGGTTAGATGGAAACTTTTACAACTTTAGCttctaaaattaataatttaattttaatctattttaacatattaaatggaaaaattgtattttatcctctcaaaatttaataattcaattaagttcTTTAAAGTTTTAACAAAAAAGTTTTTTGCTTTGGCctccaaaaattttataattttatgttgACTTCACCTTGAAGACATTGTAAAAGTAAATAGACCAAAGACTAAATCTCAAGTTTAAACTTATTAAagtgccaaaatcaaaatttgaccCACGTTTTATAATTGTTCGAAAGAGGGTAGAAATCATACTTGTTCGAGCAGGTAAGAAGATCATCACATTCTTCCCATGATGCTACATCATCAAACCAGATTCCCTATATGAAAGCAACAATCATTATGTTTAAATACAAATACTAAGCTAGAATTTGTAaagtaattagggactaaattgaacttacATCAGTAAAGTTCCCTACTAACTCCTCTTGAAGGCTGTCCAAGTTCTTTTCATAGTAATCTGCTAGAGCTGTAAGGATGATCTCCCTATCCCATACCTATACACATTGTTGAAATGTTTCATAAAATGTGACTAATTAAATCACTCAACTTAGCTATAAGTTAGTTTAACCTCAGACACTCACATGGTGCAGGTTAGATTTGTGCCTAAACCATCGAACGGAGATGGTGTTTCCGCCTTCGTCGCTCGTAAAACCCACGTGCATCGGCTGATGGATATCTCCCATGAAGTGTGACAAGAACAATAAGGCTTCTGTCATGTTATCTGCAGAGGACAAAAGAAGTCATCCGGTATCGAATTCAAGGAAACGATAACATGAATCATGGACGAGTAAAAACGATTTTCTTACATCGACGATCTGATGTTCCTTCCCTGTAATGCACAAGCTGTGAGGTGAAGTTTTGGATTGCACCAGCAACGCACATGTCCTTAACACCATTAGTATCATGACAGTCCCCTAAAACAAAAATGAGCAAATGTGCATTATTCACACACAATCCAAGTgatcttttatattattttatgaccACAAGATTGCTGGGATTTCAGCTTACTCGAATACTCATACGAGCAAGCATTGTCAGGAGTATCGATGAAATGAAGTGGACTCGTCCATCGATACTTATACCAATGCCGGATTTGGTCCGGCCATACGCAAAGGGACGAAAGGTCTCCATTAGCATAGTCAGGCAACAAATTTTCAACAGCTGCTGCTGCCTCAGGCTCTAAAAGACCCTATACCAAAATTTCCATACACGGTCCATCAAATACTAATCAAAGCACaaaaaagtaccaaaagagcAATTCAACGAACAGTACCTGAGCTATCCGACATGTTAAAACATGACCTTCTTTGCTCCAACCATGGGTTCTAGGCACTAAAACCAGTGCCAGAGCCACCAACAATGAAGACAACCTCCACAACACGAGCATATTAATTACTCAATGTCTTGTCTTTCCTGCTATTGTTTTACTAGTTTTAGCAACTCAATAACAATGGGGTTCATTTGATGTATATAAACACAGTAAGTGGTCTAGATTCTCACTGTTTTTCACGTTAACTACCACAAGGTTGACCTGACATGGAAGCAAGAGGGAGCATTAtcttggtatatgaaatgtgatgtaGATCAATGATGAACATAgagttaattaattattaatttccttGTCTTCAAATAGTTGATAAAGAGGATGATTAATGATGGGTGTACGCACGTAATTAGTTTGGTGTATGTAATAGTTTATAAGGTTAGTTAATTATATATatggttaaaatatgccataagttCTTGTACTTTTTGAAAGTTTGGaatttagtccttctactttTATTTCCAAGAATTTAGTCCATctacttttcatatttcaaaattcaaattcaactGTTAATATTGTTAAACCTTTtgttgtgacattttgaaatgaaaaaaaaaaaagaagcccaCTTAGTAACCATGCTGTTAAAAAAATGATGTTatgaacttgaatttaataaaataattataataacaaTGTTAATAACTGAagctaaatttaaaaattgaaaagtaaaagaactaaattcttgaaaatgaaagcaaaagactaaattttaaattctcAAAGCATAGGGACTTATGAGATATTTTAACCTATATAAAAAATAGTTTGATACCCTGTGCATTGGGATATATAATAGTTTGATACCCTGTGCATTTGGATATATAATGGTTTGATACCTTGTGCAATTTGGTTATATTATAAAGTAGTTCGATACCCTGTGCACTGCatagaaaaatattatttatttacatgtattTTATAAAAACACTGAAATCACAtgacaatttttttaaaactacgtataaaaattaatttttcataatCACATGTTAATAACAATgagtaatttttttataattttaaattagtaatataatgtttttattcacataattaaattaaaatatcgaAATcacatgaaaaataaattaaatataaaaattaattttcataatcaCATGTTAATAACAATTAATAAaatgtatttatatttttaaattattttttttcataaTATTCGCTTTTACTATTCATATTCGAGATTGTGACCGACCTTCCCAATAATATTATCTTCCCAATaattttttattcatattctCTTTTGACAGTACAATATACTTTACCACTGCACACAATAGTTATATAAGTTAGACAATGGCAACAGCGGATATGTATGAATAATGTGCAATACTATGTCGCATTGTTATTATTTCTACATAATACTCACATAAAAGTcatattatttcatttaatagATTTTACTGTTATTATTTGAAAcatgattgaaattttaaaatttaaaaatataaaaattagaaatagtcaaattaataaataaaaattaaattcataacttacacaTAACGAATAATAGAATTTAATGTGTATACTAtggataataaaattttaaagttcaaaattatagaaattaagCTTTATAACTTACTCACACTATTTTAAATAGATTGGTGAATGAGATGGTGACTTCCCACTAACCACATAAGAAAAGATTACAACTTTTTCAATGCTTTAAATATGGGTACATCACGATATTAGATCGAGTGAGActgaatttaatatttttaaataaaatttctgagttggaattaaatagtttcaaaagaaatttacttttttttgttttaatttgattgaattttaaatttaattaagtttaGTATAAGATAATTAATATTGTAttgataaatatataattagataaattacaccaacagtcacttAATTTTAGGCTAGTTGACAAAACAATCATctaggtttcatttcagtcactcaactttgaaaaaataacaaaacaattaCTAACGTTATTGAAAAGTGACAAATCAGTCACTCATTAACGTTTTCCATCACAAGCTTAACTGAATAGCATACGTGGCAGTTAATTAGCTGACGTGGCCAATTAACTTGTCACGTAGGACATGTAGTCaaagggtaaaaaaaaaaaagattgggcATTCTCTgcatcttcttctccctcgacctCTTTCTCTTTGTTGGTGTAATAAAAAGACGATTGGGCATTCTCTGTGCATTTCttatttttcttcttattttcctCTCCCTCAACCTCTGTCCAAGTCTGTAAATCCTGTTAACTGTTAACTTCTTCTTTTGCGGGAGTAAGGCTGCTTCGAGTTCATTGACTTAAGAGCAAGTACATCGTTCTTGTTCAGCCAGAGAGATACCGTTATCAGCCTTAGTTTCTTCCCTATGACACCACGGAACTAAACTTTCGACCACGCACGTTTTCTGTTTGCATCCAATTTGATATTCCTCAAGTAGCAATGCATCCAACATCAGAACATGGAAAACACAGTTCCTTTTTTTACCATATCTTTCTTCCAGGGGAAAGAACCACTGCCAAGttccaacaaaaaaaaaaaaaaaaaagtggcaTCAAATATTTGAATGACATGGCATGTAAAATCAAATATTTTTCCATCATTTCCAGGACCGTTGCTCTCTGTGTAAAATATAAATAAGGGATATGCATGATATAATTGAATTTCTTGGGTCCCATTGTTCTTTTACAGTTTCTGGAGATTTTGAGAGTTTTAGCAGGGTTTGacgactttttattttattttatttttatcattatagaattATTCTTTACCCTTTCTATACAGAATTTATAGGTCAATGAATTTATTTAGTTATTTGTAAAACATATAAGAAACGATAAACAACGAAAATTGCCTTTTGTCTCCTTTTCTTTTCCGATTCCATCTATTCAGTCAACACACTGCTGTCTGCTACCTCagatctcttttcctttttctttacttATATTACTGCTATAGAAGAGTAGATACGGAACTCAAAAACAGAGTAGAAGAAGAGAACTGTTTAATGAACGAAGCTTTGCTGCTTGCTACCATGTACATCCTTGGTCTGCCAGTGGATGTGCATTTGACAGATGGCTCTGTTTACGCTGGAATCTTCCACACTGCTGCTGTTGAGAAAGAATTTGGTGGGTTTTGCTTCTTCTTT
The Gossypium arboreum isolate Shixiya-1 chromosome 10, ASM2569848v2, whole genome shotgun sequence genome window above contains:
- the LOC108489116 gene encoding endonuclease 1-like, encoding MLVLWRLSSLLVALALVLVPRTHGWSKEGHVLTCRIAQGLLEPEAAAAVENLLPDYANGDLSSLCVWPDQIRHWYKYRWTSPLHFIDTPDNACSYEYSRDCHDTNGVKDMCVAGAIQNFTSQLVHYREGTSDRRYNMTEALLFLSHFMGDIHQPMHVGFTSDEGGNTISVRWFRHKSNLHHVWDREIILTALADYYEKNLDSLQEELVGNFTDGIWFDDVASWEECDDLLTCSNKYANESINVACKWGYKGVEPGQTLADEYFGSRMPIVMERIAQGGVRLAMVLNLVFGDSQHGFAAAS